In one Mucilaginibacter ginsenosidivorax genomic region, the following are encoded:
- a CDS encoding Gfo/Idh/MocA family protein, which yields MKRRTFIKQSAVAAAGIAMLPAGSLFAAAPQKVKLGYIGVGVRGMSHISEGLLRDDVEIVAICDTQERSLKICREFIAKNGHPKVKEYTGGLDAYKRLLDHEDIDAVIIATPWQFHCQQSVDAMKAGKYVGCEVIAGLTVEEHWDIVKTSEVTGMPYMTLENVCYRRDVMAALNMVRQGLFGELVHVEGGYQHNLRAVLFNNGKQFHGGGVEFGPNAISEAQWRTQFNVDVDGDIYPTHGAGPCMHYANINAGNRFTNLVSFSSKSRGLAAYVQELSPGHKNSKINYKNGDVTTTMINCANGETVVLSHDTHLPRPYSLGFRVQGTKGIWMDVADSIYIDHLAKEDDAWDPAKLWFDKYDHPLWKKYEKLAEGAGHGGMDWFVFNAFIESVKNKRQTPIDVYDSVTMSVIAPLSVNSLKSGNALQDFPDFTKGKWKERKNNFALDDSGF from the coding sequence ATGAAAAGGAGAACATTTATAAAGCAAAGTGCAGTTGCCGCCGCCGGCATAGCTATGCTGCCTGCCGGCAGCCTGTTTGCTGCTGCCCCCCAAAAAGTAAAATTAGGATATATTGGAGTAGGAGTACGCGGAATGAGCCACATAAGCGAAGGACTGCTTCGGGACGATGTGGAAATTGTTGCGATATGCGATACGCAGGAACGTTCGCTAAAAATTTGCCGGGAATTTATAGCCAAAAACGGGCACCCTAAGGTAAAGGAATATACCGGCGGCCTGGATGCCTATAAGCGCTTACTTGATCATGAAGATATAGATGCGGTAATTATTGCTACCCCCTGGCAATTCCATTGCCAACAGTCGGTAGATGCCATGAAAGCCGGCAAATATGTTGGCTGCGAAGTTATAGCGGGGCTAACTGTTGAGGAGCACTGGGATATCGTAAAAACCTCGGAGGTAACAGGTATGCCTTATATGACCCTCGAAAACGTATGCTATCGTCGTGATGTAATGGCCGCACTAAACATGGTAAGGCAGGGCCTTTTTGGGGAGTTGGTTCACGTAGAGGGCGGTTACCAACATAACTTAAGGGCGGTGCTGTTCAATAATGGCAAGCAATTTCATGGCGGCGGGGTAGAATTTGGGCCCAATGCCATAAGTGAAGCCCAGTGGCGCACCCAGTTTAACGTTGATGTAGACGGCGATATATATCCAACCCATGGCGCAGGCCCATGTATGCATTATGCAAATATTAATGCGGGCAACCGCTTTACCAATTTGGTATCATTCAGCTCCAAATCGCGTGGTTTAGCGGCTTATGTACAGGAATTATCGCCCGGGCATAAAAATTCGAAGATCAATTATAAAAACGGCGATGTAACAACAACCATGATTAATTGTGCTAACGGCGAAACAGTAGTGCTAAGTCACGATACGCACTTACCAAGACCCTACTCGTTGGGTTTCCGAGTCCAGGGCACAAAAGGAATTTGGATGGATGTGGCCGACAGCATATATATAGACCATCTGGCAAAAGAGGATGATGCATGGGATCCGGCGAAGTTATGGTTTGATAAGTATGATCATCCGCTTTGGAAAAAATATGAAAAACTGGCCGAAGGTGCAGGCCACGGCGGCATGGATTGGTTTGTATTTAATGCATTTATCGAATCGGTTAAAAACAAGAGGCAAACCCCGATAGATGTTTATGATTCTGTTACAATGAGTGTAATAGCTCCATTATCTGTAAATTCCCTAAAATCAGGAAATGCATTACAGGATTTTCCTGATTTTACAAAAGGCAAATGGAAAGAGCGGAAAAATAATTTCGCTCTCGACGATAGCGGATTTTAA
- a CDS encoding helix-turn-helix transcriptional regulator yields MIFSFTATPEFDFMTYFARYIGATVHHNLLVIPGHIGDGYIRKILFDPEFKITLHHYVLKEDLVIKRNASGLGNELITIFFYSNEQTLGIAFDNNPNIQFSERDDSAIQVTSNDLNSTIRFPAGHTIRYAVIAIMPTYLKTLLALNNLHSTIETITGSGNTFLYFENMTAEAKLLLKNLSAVDMNDSLSQFYMQIKVQELLYLLFQKLSKRESLPHQNINSADAARLLHIRNEIISNLGVPPALPELAQIAAMSETKLKQLFKQAFGDTIYNYFQRARMEEAAFLLKQGKRSVAQVGYELGFTNLSHFSRLFEKHYGLTPKRYSSRP; encoded by the coding sequence ATGATCTTTAGTTTTACGGCCACACCGGAGTTTGATTTCATGACTTATTTTGCCCGTTATATCGGGGCAACAGTGCATCATAACTTGCTGGTCATTCCTGGTCATATCGGGGATGGATACATCCGCAAAATTTTGTTTGACCCGGAGTTCAAGATTACCCTGCACCATTATGTACTAAAGGAGGACCTGGTCATCAAACGTAATGCATCCGGCCTGGGTAACGAACTGATCACTATATTTTTTTACAGCAACGAGCAAACGCTCGGCATAGCGTTTGACAACAATCCAAATATTCAATTTTCCGAACGCGATGATTCCGCTATCCAGGTTACCTCTAATGACCTTAACTCAACCATCCGCTTCCCGGCGGGGCACACAATACGTTACGCTGTAATTGCCATAATGCCAACCTATCTAAAAACACTATTGGCCCTAAATAATCTACATTCCACAATCGAAACAATTACTGGCTCCGGTAATACATTTCTATACTTTGAGAATATGACGGCTGAGGCCAAACTGCTGCTCAAAAACTTAAGCGCGGTTGATATGAACGATAGCTTAAGCCAATTCTATATGCAGATAAAAGTACAGGAGCTGCTTTACCTGCTTTTTCAAAAGCTATCAAAACGGGAAAGCTTGCCGCATCAAAACATAAACAGCGCAGATGCCGCCAGGCTTCTTCATATCCGTAACGAAATTATCAGCAACCTGGGCGTACCACCTGCTTTGCCCGAACTGGCACAAATTGCCGCTATGAGCGAGACCAAACTCAAACAACTTTTCAAGCAGGCCTTTGGAGATACCATTTACAATTACTTTCAACGCGCACGGATGGAGGAGGCGGCCTTTTTGTTAAAACAAGGTAAGCGGTCTGTTGCTCAGGTTGGTTATGAACTGGGCTTTACCAACTTAAGTCACTTTAGCAGGCTGTTTGAAAAACATTACGGCCTTACACCTAAGCGGTATTCTTCCCGGCCATAA
- a CDS encoding NmrA family NAD(P)-binding protein has product MKITTTGSLGNIARPLVKKLIAAGHEVTVISTKEDRKGEIETLGAKAAIGSIRDEAFLTEAFSDADAVYIMMPPSMGPINMIENIADAGQAYANAVKAAGVTRVVMLSSVGADAAEGTGPVQGVHRVERILEKLDGVKVTILRSGFFYINFLRDIPLIKSKGIFGNNYNGHDQLTLTHPEDLSTAIAEELQSVGNGVEVKYVVSDISTGDEIAAIFGQAIGKPELVWTVIPDEQLKQGMLGGGLPSELAGLIVEMGQGVRAGIITRDFFTNGARITGHIKLEQFAEEFKAAYLRA; this is encoded by the coding sequence ATGAAAATTACCACCACTGGCTCATTAGGAAATATAGCCAGGCCATTAGTAAAAAAGCTGATCGCCGCCGGACATGAAGTAACCGTGATCAGCACAAAAGAAGACCGTAAAGGCGAAATTGAGACTTTAGGTGCAAAGGCCGCTATCGGTTCTATCCGTGACGAGGCATTTTTGACTGAAGCTTTTAGCGATGCAGATGCGGTTTACATCATGATGCCGCCGTCAATGGGGCCAATTAACATGATAGAGAACATTGCCGATGCGGGGCAGGCTTACGCAAACGCCGTTAAAGCGGCAGGCGTCACCCGCGTGGTCATGCTGAGCAGCGTTGGCGCCGATGCCGCCGAAGGTACTGGCCCTGTACAAGGTGTACATCGTGTTGAAAGGATATTAGAGAAATTAGACGGCGTAAAGGTGACCATTCTGAGATCTGGATTTTTCTATATTAATTTTCTTCGCGATATCCCACTAATTAAAAGCAAGGGAATCTTCGGCAATAATTACAACGGACACGATCAATTAACCCTTACACACCCGGAAGATCTTTCGACAGCCATCGCAGAGGAATTACAGTCTGTAGGAAACGGGGTTGAAGTGAAATACGTGGTGAGTGATATTTCGACCGGAGACGAAATAGCGGCAATATTTGGCCAGGCCATTGGAAAACCGGAACTGGTTTGGACAGTTATTCCTGATGAACAACTCAAACAGGGCATGCTCGGCGGAGGATTACCGTCGGAATTAGCCGGCCTTATCGTTGAAATGGGCCAGGGCGTAAGGGCAGGTATTATTACCAGGGATTTTTTCACCAACGGCGCAAGGATAACCGGTCACATTAAGCTGGAACAGTTTGCCGAAGAGTTCAAAGCAGCGTACCTGCGTGCTTAA
- a CDS encoding glycoside hydrolase family 31 protein, translating into MSIIYKQKIKILFQALACAFVLFTTSARAQSGSQLTPDSKAVIQLGNARFTVLTDQLVRLQWGQPASYDNRASLVVVNRKLPVPTFTTRTEDNWFHLKTKKIELAYKINSGVFDSTNLKIRFLNADTVLWKPGQKQKFNLKGTYRTLDGQDGELNLYSRQKIQLEDGILSRDGWFFLDDSQSLRLDNSEWPWVAAPGTPKLDWYFWGYGDDYKSALLDFSKIAGHVPMLSRYVFGYWWSRYWSYSDNELRELVQNLKRFDVPTDVLVIDMDWHTKGWTGYTWNKNLFPDPSGFLKWTKENHLKTTLNLHPADGIQPTEERYNSFAAYMKADTSQKKPIPFEASNKAFMRGLFDIVLRPIEKAGVNFWWLDWQQWPNDNKIPALSNTWWLNYTFFTDKAMHGQTRPLLYHRWGGLGNHRYQIGFSGDTFMSWESLAYEPYFTSTASNVLYTYWSHDIGGHILKGNEKGVEPELYTRWLQYGCFSPIMRTHSTKNAAIKKEIWNFGPEYAKAQHDAIRLRYALVPYIYAMSRKTFETGIGLCRPMYYDYAKQPESYIYKEEYMFGDNMLIRPVTTPSKDGFAAVKVWLPSGNDWYEWQTGTLLKGGQVIERSFSIDEYPIYVKAGAVIPMYNDKVQNLDTLPGSLIIGVFPGNSGKFQLYEDNGNDKNYESEFATTSVTTRSIGAEQMVNINPAVGKYHSMPSRRKFTVKLFGTQPPSKVLLNGKPLQFNSEGRDGSWNYDGSDLCLNIFLPDKDCRVAQQVRISYKGAQQPGITAGLVERFKRLSMITVALKSGDNGNEGMYIPQNLGFAEETNRLLGYRPDNFQRYLQQFEHSYQQIPDELKLIRQLDEQKRSKLISLLQ; encoded by the coding sequence ATGTCTATCATCTACAAACAAAAAATAAAAATACTTTTTCAGGCATTGGCTTGTGCTTTTGTCTTATTTACTACCAGCGCGCGCGCTCAGAGCGGCAGTCAATTGACACCAGATTCAAAGGCTGTTATACAATTGGGAAATGCCCGTTTTACCGTACTTACAGATCAACTGGTCAGGTTACAATGGGGGCAGCCCGCAAGTTATGATAATAGGGCCTCACTGGTTGTGGTTAACCGTAAGCTTCCTGTTCCTACATTTACCACCCGTACAGAGGATAACTGGTTTCATCTGAAAACGAAAAAGATAGAACTTGCTTATAAAATCAATTCCGGGGTATTTGATAGTACTAATCTAAAAATTCGCTTTTTGAACGCCGATACCGTTTTGTGGAAACCGGGGCAAAAGCAGAAATTTAATTTAAAAGGGACCTACCGCACTTTGGACGGGCAGGATGGTGAATTGAATTTATATAGCAGGCAAAAGATTCAACTGGAAGATGGGATACTTTCCAGAGATGGCTGGTTTTTCCTGGATGACTCTCAATCCCTCAGACTGGATAATTCTGAATGGCCATGGGTAGCTGCTCCCGGTACTCCAAAATTGGATTGGTATTTTTGGGGTTATGGCGACGACTATAAATCTGCCTTACTGGATTTTAGCAAAATTGCAGGTCACGTGCCAATGCTGTCACGATATGTGTTTGGCTACTGGTGGTCGCGGTATTGGAGTTATTCGGACAATGAGCTACGGGAATTGGTACAAAACCTTAAACGGTTTGATGTGCCAACCGATGTTTTGGTAATTGATATGGACTGGCATACCAAAGGCTGGACTGGCTACACCTGGAACAAAAACCTTTTCCCCGATCCCTCCGGCTTTCTGAAATGGACGAAAGAAAATCATCTGAAAACAACATTGAATTTGCATCCGGCAGATGGGATCCAACCAACAGAGGAACGTTACAACAGTTTTGCTGCCTACATGAAGGCGGATACATCTCAAAAGAAACCAATTCCGTTCGAAGCTTCCAACAAGGCTTTTATGCGTGGCCTGTTCGATATAGTGTTAAGGCCGATAGAGAAAGCAGGAGTTAATTTCTGGTGGTTGGACTGGCAGCAGTGGCCAAATGATAATAAGATCCCGGCGCTAAGTAACACCTGGTGGCTTAATTATACTTTTTTTACAGATAAGGCTATGCATGGTCAAACGCGGCCGTTGTTGTATCACCGTTGGGGAGGATTGGGTAATCATCGTTACCAGATCGGTTTTTCGGGAGATACCTTTATGTCGTGGGAATCGCTGGCCTACGAACCCTACTTTACAAGCACAGCTTCGAATGTGTTGTATACCTATTGGAGCCATGATATTGGCGGGCACATCCTCAAGGGAAATGAAAAAGGAGTAGAACCTGAGCTTTATACCCGTTGGTTGCAATATGGTTGTTTCAGTCCGATAATGCGAACGCACTCTACCAAAAACGCGGCAATTAAAAAAGAGATCTGGAATTTTGGGCCGGAATATGCCAAAGCCCAACATGATGCCATCAGGCTGCGGTATGCGCTTGTGCCCTACATCTACGCCATGTCCAGAAAAACCTTTGAAACGGGCATTGGACTTTGCCGGCCCATGTATTACGATTACGCAAAACAGCCCGAATCCTATATCTATAAAGAAGAATACATGTTTGGGGATAATATGCTGATCAGGCCGGTGACAACGCCATCTAAAGATGGGTTTGCTGCTGTTAAGGTTTGGCTTCCGTCAGGAAACGATTGGTATGAATGGCAAACAGGTACTTTGCTAAAGGGAGGACAGGTAATTGAGCGTTCGTTTTCTATCGATGAATATCCCATATATGTGAAAGCGGGCGCGGTGATACCGATGTATAATGATAAGGTCCAAAACCTCGATACCCTTCCCGGCAGTTTAATCATTGGGGTTTTTCCGGGAAACAGCGGTAAGTTTCAGCTTTATGAAGATAACGGGAACGATAAAAACTATGAAAGTGAATTTGCCACCACCAGTGTAACCACACGGAGCATTGGTGCTGAACAAATGGTAAATATCAATCCTGCAGTAGGTAAGTATCACAGCATGCCTTCGCGCAGAAAATTTACCGTTAAATTGTTCGGTACTCAACCTCCGTCAAAAGTATTGTTGAACGGTAAGCCGCTGCAATTTAATTCGGAAGGCAGGGATGGTAGCTGGAATTATGACGGATCTGATCTTTGTTTAAATATTTTTCTCCCGGATAAAGACTGCCGGGTTGCGCAGCAAGTACGTATAAGTTATAAAGGCGCACAGCAGCCCGGGATAACCGCCGGACTTGTTGAGCGTTTTAAACGCTTGTCGATGATAACAGTGGCCCTCAAAAGCGGTGATAACGGTAATGAAGGTATGTATATTCCCCAAAACCTTGGTTTTGCAGAAGAAACCAATCGTTTACTGGGCTACCGTCCGGATAATTTTCAACGTTATTTGCAGCAGTTCGAACACTCATATCAGCAAATACCAGATGAACTAAAACTGATCAGGCAACTGGATGAACAAAAACGTAGTAAACTAATAAGCCTGCTTCAATAA
- a CDS encoding RagB/SusD family nutrient uptake outer membrane protein — translation MKSNKFIYLFLFACITAISCKKYLNVVPTELVTQDAVFSNIQNAEGAWAHLYKSLNNNDVQFIHGGGTILGACTDECKNHWENVPELAFNSGAWNATNNSLDIWGSAYQYIRSANIFLASIDKTPIPASRSDYYSPRIPLYKAEARFLRANQYFELFRRYGAVPLVNTVLATTDPAATTTSRNTVDDVVKFISSECDAIAEILPVNYANGSADYGRITKGAALALKARTLLYAASPLFNGNTMYANIKNADGTQLFPQTYDNNKWLQAANAAKAVLDLSAYSLSNPNPLNPVDNYAQLFFTRNYNEIILPLIIGGNRDFEGTYMPNGRDGNAVNGNGKMSVFQELVDSYEMNNGRPITDPQSGYQTTGFWNGQMWDGVRNTPVSNISNMYKNRDPRFYATIFFQYDVWNYSNNARPLKFAWFGNNGGGCDGWPKPGTNCETGYNWRKWADPAVNLKGNGSANRNFPLIRLAEIYLIYAEAMNEYLSVPNSDVYNAVNAVRSRVSMPGLPIIASDNTKEGMRKRIQNEKRIEFAFENQRFWDVRRWLIAKTADNGNMHGMNARPTPEELNSTGFDPNSEAAGVAVFYKTVVDQARVFADRHYLMPIPQTEINIDPALVQNYGW, via the coding sequence ATGAAAAGCAATAAATTTATATACCTGTTTTTATTTGCCTGCATCACTGCCATTTCCTGCAAAAAATATCTTAATGTGGTTCCTACAGAACTGGTTACACAGGATGCTGTTTTTAGCAATATCCAAAATGCAGAAGGTGCGTGGGCTCACTTATATAAATCGTTAAATAATAACGATGTACAGTTCATCCACGGCGGAGGAACCATTTTAGGAGCCTGTACAGATGAATGCAAAAATCACTGGGAAAATGTACCCGAACTGGCTTTTAATTCAGGTGCGTGGAATGCTACCAATAACTCGCTTGATATTTGGGGCAGCGCTTACCAGTATATCCGTTCGGCCAATATTTTTCTGGCAAGTATTGATAAAACACCCATCCCTGCCTCACGGAGTGATTATTACTCGCCCCGCATTCCGCTTTATAAAGCGGAAGCAAGGTTTCTGCGTGCCAATCAATATTTCGAATTGTTCAGAAGGTACGGTGCCGTGCCTCTGGTAAACACAGTTTTAGCCACTACAGATCCCGCCGCTACAACAACGTCAAGAAACACTGTTGACGATGTGGTGAAATTTATCAGTTCGGAGTGTGATGCTATTGCCGAAATTTTGCCGGTAAATTATGCCAATGGTTCGGCCGATTACGGGCGCATCACCAAAGGAGCGGCCTTAGCGCTTAAAGCGCGCACTTTACTTTATGCGGCCAGTCCGCTGTTTAATGGTAATACCATGTATGCCAATATTAAAAATGCCGATGGTACACAGTTGTTTCCTCAAACTTATGATAATAATAAGTGGTTACAGGCTGCCAATGCAGCTAAAGCCGTGTTGGATTTGAGTGCCTATTCATTATCCAACCCAAACCCGTTAAATCCGGTTGATAACTACGCTCAGCTGTTTTTTACCCGTAATTATAATGAAATTATACTGCCGCTGATTATTGGAGGTAACCGGGATTTTGAAGGTACTTATATGCCTAATGGCAGGGATGGAAACGCAGTTAACGGTAACGGAAAGATGAGCGTTTTCCAGGAGTTGGTTGATTCGTATGAAATGAATAACGGACGACCGATAACAGATCCGCAATCCGGCTATCAAACTACCGGCTTTTGGAACGGGCAAATGTGGGATGGTGTAAGGAATACCCCTGTCTCCAATATTTCGAACATGTATAAAAACAGGGATCCCCGTTTTTACGCTACTATATTTTTTCAGTACGATGTATGGAACTATAGCAACAATGCAAGGCCATTGAAATTTGCCTGGTTTGGCAACAATGGCGGAGGCTGTGACGGCTGGCCTAAACCGGGCACCAATTGTGAAACCGGTTATAATTGGCGAAAATGGGCCGATCCTGCTGTTAACTTAAAGGGCAATGGTAGCGCCAACCGGAATTTTCCGCTTATCCGCCTAGCCGAGATCTATTTAATTTATGCAGAGGCGATGAATGAATATTTGTCTGTACCTAACAGCGATGTTTACAATGCTGTAAACGCTGTAAGAAGCCGGGTATCTATGCCGGGGCTGCCTATCATAGCATCCGATAATACCAAAGAGGGCATGCGTAAAAGGATCCAAAACGAAAAGCGCATTGAATTTGCCTTCGAGAACCAGCGTTTTTGGGATGTGCGCCGTTGGCTGATAGCCAAAACTGCAGATAATGGAAATATGCATGGCATGAACGCCAGGCCAACGCCTGAAGAGCTGAACTCAACCGGATTTGATCCTAACAGTGAAGCCGCCGGTGTTGCGGTGTTTTACAAAACAGTGGTTGACCAGGCTCGTGTTTTTGCCGATCGACATTACCTGATGCCCATACCACAAACGGAGATCAATATTGATCCTGCATTGGTGCAAAATTATGGATGGTAA